A window from Leclercia sp. AS011 encodes these proteins:
- the hemE gene encoding uroporphyrinogen decarboxylase, with protein MTELKNDRYLRALLRQPVDVTPVWMMRQAGRYLPEYKATRAQAGDFMSLCKNAELACEVTLQPLRRYPLDAAILFSDILTIPDAMGLGLYFETGEGPRFSSPIKSKADIDNLPIPDPEQELGYVMNAVRTIRRELKGDVPLIGFSGSPWTLATYMIEGGSSKAFTVIKKMMYADPLALHALLDKLAKSVTLYLNAQIKAGAQSVMIFDTWGGVLTGRDYQQFSLYYMHKIVDGLLRENEGRRVPVTLFTKGGGQWLEALAETGCDALGLDWTTDIADARRRVGDKVALQGNMDPSMLYAPAARIEEEVATILAGFGQGEGHVFNLGHGIHQDVPPEHAGVFVEAVHRLSAQYHL; from the coding sequence ATGACCGAACTGAAGAACGATCGTTATCTGCGTGCGCTGCTGCGCCAACCCGTTGATGTCACCCCGGTATGGATGATGCGCCAGGCGGGCCGCTATTTGCCGGAATACAAAGCCACGCGTGCGCAGGCGGGCGATTTTATGTCGCTGTGCAAAAATGCGGAGCTGGCCTGCGAGGTGACCCTTCAGCCGCTGCGCCGCTATCCGCTGGACGCGGCGATCCTCTTCTCCGACATCCTGACCATCCCGGACGCGATGGGGCTCGGCCTGTACTTTGAAACCGGCGAAGGCCCGCGCTTTAGCTCGCCGATTAAGAGCAAAGCGGACATCGATAACCTGCCGATCCCGGACCCGGAGCAGGAGCTCGGTTATGTGATGAATGCGGTGCGCACCATTCGCCGCGAGCTGAAAGGCGACGTGCCGCTGATCGGCTTCTCCGGCAGCCCGTGGACGCTGGCGACCTACATGATCGAAGGCGGTAGCAGCAAAGCCTTCACCGTGATCAAGAAGATGATGTACGCCGACCCGCTGGCCCTGCACGCCCTGCTGGATAAGCTGGCGAAAAGCGTCACCCTGTACCTGAACGCGCAGATCAAAGCGGGCGCTCAGTCGGTGATGATCTTCGACACCTGGGGTGGGGTGCTGACGGGCCGCGATTATCAGCAGTTCTCGCTCTACTACATGCATAAAATCGTCGATGGCCTGCTGCGTGAAAACGAAGGCCGTCGCGTGCCGGTGACCCTGTTCACCAAAGGCGGCGGTCAGTGGCTGGAAGCCCTGGCAGAGACCGGCTGTGATGCGCTGGGCCTCGACTGGACCACCGATATTGCCGACGCGCGCCGTCGCGTTGGGGACAAAGTCGCCCTGCAGGGCAACATGGATCCGTCTATGCTGTATGCTCCGGCCGCCCGTATTGAAGAAGAAGTCGCGACCATTCTGGCGGGCTTCGGTCAGGGCGAAGGCCATGTGTTTAACCTGGGGCATGGTATTCATCAGGATGTACCGCCAGAACATGCAGGCGTGTTTGTGGAGGCGGTGCACCGACTTTCTGCCCAGTATCACCTCTAA